Proteins from a genomic interval of Paenibacillus sp. FSL H8-0048:
- a CDS encoding ABC transporter permease, whose protein sequence is MMTKGKSYYLIPYYLWIALFVIAPVLLVVYYSLFDLEGKLTLNNYVNFFTPVYMRMMLNSFWYAFLITVFSLLVAYPAAYLLTRTKHKQLWLLLIILPTWINLLLKTYAFIGIFGTFGPVNNFFDLVGLGEQQILFTGFSFVFVSVYIFIPFMILPIFSALDEMNLSLVDAARDLGASGWTTFRRVVFPLTISGVRSGCMAVFIPALSLFMITRLIAGNRVITLGTAIEQHFLVTQDWGMGSTVAVFLIAIMALFMILTGGSRKGVRG, encoded by the coding sequence ATGATGACTAAGGGCAAGTCGTATTATCTCATTCCGTACTATCTGTGGATCGCGCTGTTTGTCATTGCGCCGGTGCTGCTGGTGGTCTATTATTCCCTGTTCGATCTGGAGGGGAAGCTGACGCTGAATAACTACGTCAATTTCTTCACACCGGTCTATATGAGAATGATGCTGAATTCGTTCTGGTACGCTTTTCTGATCACGGTGTTCTCGCTCCTGGTGGCCTATCCGGCCGCTTATCTGCTGACGCGAACGAAGCATAAGCAGCTGTGGCTGCTGCTGATTATTCTGCCGACCTGGATCAACCTGCTGCTGAAGACATACGCCTTCATCGGGATCTTCGGCACCTTCGGCCCGGTCAATAACTTCTTTGATCTGGTGGGTCTGGGCGAGCAGCAAATTCTGTTCACGGGCTTCAGCTTTGTATTTGTGTCGGTCTACATTTTCATTCCATTCATGATTCTGCCGATCTTCAGTGCTCTGGATGAGATGAATCTGTCACTGGTGGATGCCGCGCGTGATCTGGGTGCATCGGGATGGACGACGTTCCGGCGGGTGGTTTTTCCGCTGACGATCTCAGGAGTGCGCTCCGGCTGCATGGCGGTGTTCATTCCGGCGCTGTCACTGTTCATGATTACGCGTTTGATTGCCGGGAACCGGGTGATTACGCTCGGCACCGCGATTGAGCAGCATTTCCTGGTCACACAGGACTGGGGGATGGGCTCGACCGTTGCGGTGTTCCTGATCGCGATTATGGCGCTGTTCATGATTCTGACCGGCGGCTCGCGGAAAGGGGTGCGCGGATGA
- a CDS encoding ABC transporter permease codes for MKNKRRVKNQNGIANIYLVLVFLVLYAPIFYLMYYSFNSGGTMHKFEGFTLDYYREVVADTRLMIIVINTLVIALLSSTIATIIAVIGALAIHHVRSRRAKNTLLSLNNVLIVSPDVIIGASFLILFTIVGIKLGFTSVLLSHVAFSIPIAVIMILPHLQDMSPTLTDAARDLGATRRDVLTKVILPIIKPGIFSGFFMALTYSLDDFAVTFFVTGNGYSTLSVEIYSRARQGVSLSINALSTLIFLFTILLVIGYYYLNQRKSRTPVQIAEPVAEAGVPR; via the coding sequence ATGAAGAACAAACGCAGGGTTAAGAACCAGAACGGCATCGCCAATATCTATCTGGTGCTGGTCTTCCTGGTGCTGTACGCGCCGATCTTCTATCTGATGTACTACTCGTTCAACAGCGGCGGCACCATGCACAAGTTCGAAGGCTTCACGCTGGATTATTACCGTGAAGTGGTTGCAGATACCCGGCTGATGATTATTGTAATTAACACACTGGTCATTGCCCTCCTGTCGTCGACCATTGCAACCATCATAGCGGTGATCGGTGCGCTGGCGATTCATCATGTCCGCAGCCGCCGGGCCAAGAACACGCTGCTCTCGCTGAACAATGTGCTGATCGTCAGCCCGGATGTCATTATCGGAGCCTCCTTCCTGATCCTGTTCACGATTGTCGGGATCAAGCTGGGCTTCACCTCCGTGCTGCTCTCGCATGTGGCGTTCAGCATTCCGATTGCGGTCATTATGATCCTGCCGCATTTGCAGGACATGAGTCCGACCCTGACGGATGCCGCCCGCGATCTCGGCGCTACGCGCCGGGATGTGCTCACGAAGGTCATTCTGCCGATTATCAAGCCGGGAATCTTCAGCGGATTCTTCATGGCCCTGACCTATTCCCTGGATGATTTCGCGGTCACCTTCTTCGTCACGGGCAACGGCTATTCCACCCTGTCGGTGGAGATCTATTCCCGCGCCCGGCAAGGGGTCTCGCTGTCAATTAACGCGCTGTCGACGCTGATTTTCCTCTTCACCATTCTGCTGGTCATCGGTTATTACTACCTGAACCAGCGTAAGAGCCGTACGCCGGTCCAGATTGCCGAGCCGGTAGCTGAAGCGGGGGTGCCTAGATGA
- a CDS encoding ABC transporter substrate-binding protein, protein MKQLVNTFLAILIVAFGLMFLASRLNSAQGYSGGNTLTIYNWGDYVDPDLLKQFQEETGITVIYQTFDSNEAMLTKVEQGGTIFDVVIPSDYAISKMRQENLLLPLDHSKLPNLANIDSKFMNLSFDPGNKYSVPYFWGTVGIIFNPEMTKGIDFSSWDSLWDKRLKNNIFLVDGAREVMGMALNSLHYSVNDTKEEHLQEALAKLNKLSPNVKAIVGDEVKMLLANEEAAVGIVWSGDASEIMDDNDKLDFVVPEEGSNKWFDNMVIPRTAGNVEGAHKFINFMLRPEVAAQNAEYVGYSTPNVPGLKLLPEDISGDERFYPPAEITDRLEVYDNLGKRMLAHYNELFLMFKMNKK, encoded by the coding sequence ATGAAGCAGTTAGTCAATACGTTCCTGGCGATTCTAATCGTCGCCTTTGGGCTGATGTTCCTGGCCTCCCGGCTGAACTCGGCCCAAGGCTATTCTGGTGGCAACACGCTGACGATCTATAACTGGGGCGACTATGTAGACCCCGACCTGCTGAAGCAGTTTCAGGAGGAGACCGGAATTACGGTCATCTACCAGACATTCGATTCCAATGAAGCGATGCTGACCAAGGTCGAGCAGGGCGGTACGATCTTCGATGTCGTGATCCCTTCCGACTATGCTATCTCCAAAATGCGGCAGGAGAATCTGCTGCTGCCGCTGGATCACAGCAAGCTGCCGAATCTCGCTAACATCGATTCCAAGTTCATGAATCTGTCCTTTGATCCCGGCAACAAGTATTCGGTTCCTTATTTCTGGGGCACGGTAGGGATCATCTTCAACCCGGAAATGACGAAGGGCATTGACTTCAGCAGTTGGGATTCCCTGTGGGATAAGCGGCTGAAGAATAATATCTTCCTCGTGGACGGAGCCCGTGAGGTCATGGGTATGGCGCTGAACAGCCTGCACTACTCCGTCAACGACACGAAGGAGGAGCATCTGCAGGAGGCGCTTGCCAAGCTGAACAAGCTGTCTCCGAATGTGAAGGCTATTGTGGGCGACGAGGTCAAAATGCTGCTCGCCAACGAAGAAGCGGCGGTCGGCATCGTCTGGTCCGGCGACGCTTCGGAGATCATGGATGACAACGACAAGCTGGACTTCGTCGTGCCGGAGGAAGGCTCGAACAAATGGTTCGACAATATGGTCATTCCGCGCACCGCAGGCAATGTCGAGGGCGCGCATAAGTTCATCAACTTCATGCTGCGGCCGGAAGTCGCCGCACAGAATGCGGAATACGTCGGCTATTCCACGCCGAACGTTCCCGGCCTGAAGCTGCTGCCGGAGGACATCTCCGGCGATGAGCGCTTCTATCCGCCCGCCGAGATCACCGACCGGCTGGAGGTCTACGACAACCTCGGCAAGCGGATGCTTGCCCATTATAATGAGCTGTTCCTGATGTTTAAGATGAATAAGAAGTAG
- a CDS encoding helix-turn-helix domain-containing protein, translated as MKSTTTIRDQVTKYLSNQGLSINQFAISSGINSGTLSRVIKDRQPIAMDHLERITRGMGLPEDYFYSLYVDECFHHSAPTWRRLRPFLVRSAALGRLDCVEQVVLNLLENLVYAPMLFEVAEGLFEQGLWHAAALLYENVSTSEKYQNSERLAVCQYRLFRIGLGDDQSSNLRVAILFECFIDRLNEADQLDGLKDLLDVYYSLQKWSKVNELAEKMLQLATLRYNLQLRSKRKPDNERLPSSPLYLYILNARLLISSIYMEYGDYKSAIEHVPHYMDGSWIQEKDDEAARTLAQFREWGKANIFLYRLLDGQLEVLSDYVEYISKQPDEIFTAMYHIVKSANRYDWNVDDILERFSEHIPYRTYKSVFGEYNQQVMADKHTRFLAELAAYYLHNKYYEKFTNVLRNLESSAKINNESIAITCVDLFEQYRYTAGEEEMEKYKLLIRTARNLKATAF; from the coding sequence ATGAAGTCCACAACCACGATTCGCGATCAGGTAACCAAATATTTGTCCAATCAGGGCCTGTCCATTAATCAGTTTGCCATCTCTTCAGGAATTAATTCCGGCACGCTCAGCCGTGTCATTAAAGACCGGCAGCCGATTGCCATGGATCATCTGGAGCGCATTACCCGGGGCATGGGCCTGCCGGAGGACTACTTCTATAGCTTATATGTGGACGAATGCTTTCACCATTCGGCTCCTACCTGGCGGCGTTTGCGGCCATTTCTTGTGCGTTCAGCGGCACTCGGCCGTCTCGATTGTGTTGAACAGGTCGTTCTGAACCTGCTGGAGAATCTGGTCTATGCCCCTATGCTATTCGAGGTTGCAGAAGGACTGTTCGAGCAGGGATTGTGGCACGCAGCAGCATTATTGTATGAGAATGTGAGTACCAGTGAGAAATATCAGAATTCCGAACGGCTGGCCGTATGCCAATACCGCTTGTTCCGGATTGGCCTCGGTGATGACCAGAGCAGTAATCTGCGGGTAGCCATCCTGTTCGAGTGCTTCATCGACCGGCTGAATGAGGCGGATCAGCTGGACGGATTGAAAGACCTGCTGGATGTCTACTACTCTCTGCAAAAGTGGTCCAAGGTCAACGAGCTTGCTGAGAAAATGCTCCAATTGGCCACCCTCCGTTACAATCTCCAGCTCCGGTCAAAACGTAAACCGGACAATGAAAGATTGCCTTCAAGTCCGCTGTATTTATATATTCTAAATGCTCGGCTTTTAATCTCGAGCATTTATATGGAATATGGGGATTACAAATCTGCGATTGAGCATGTCCCTCACTATATGGATGGTAGCTGGATACAAGAGAAGGATGATGAAGCAGCTCGGACATTAGCACAGTTCAGGGAGTGGGGGAAGGCAAATATCTTCCTATATCGTCTGCTTGATGGACAGCTAGAGGTATTATCTGATTATGTGGAGTATATCTCTAAGCAGCCAGACGAGATATTTACAGCTATGTACCATATTGTTAAGTCAGCGAACCGGTATGATTGGAATGTGGATGATATTCTGGAACGCTTCTCTGAGCACATCCCATACCGAACTTATAAATCGGTATTTGGAGAATATAACCAGCAAGTTATGGCAGACAAGCATACCCGCTTTCTTGCTGAATTAGCAGCCTATTACCTCCACAATAAGTATTATGAGAAGTTTACGAATGTACTGCGAAACCTGGAATCCTCCGCTAAAATCAACAACGAGAGTATAGCCATTACTTGTGTGGATCTATTTGAACAATACAGGTATACAGCAGGAGAAGAAGAAATGGAGAAATACAAACTTTTAATTAGAACAGCACGAAATTTAAAAGCAACAGCGTTCTAG
- a CDS encoding class I SAM-dependent methyltransferase, with the protein MIPSGNSKANIDRFLGYQNDYDRYRPEAPPMAIELLTSYLGRRPAHVADIGCGTGLSTFLWKDDADAVTGVEPNPDMLGKAQEKLRLLGSGADNLSFVQGYSNQLPFDTESVDIITCSQSFHWMDPDSTLKEIARCLRPGGVFAAYDCDWPLVLQPSIEARYNRIIAASDALLTELQPDADQASKWDKEEHLGRIKASGRFTYAREIVFHNTESCDAQRYVGLALSQGGVQSLLKLSPASLEQDIAEFSAEVEAFFQGRTLQVPISYRMRTAVK; encoded by the coding sequence ATGATTCCTTCAGGCAACAGCAAGGCTAATATCGACCGTTTTCTAGGGTACCAAAATGACTACGACCGTTACCGGCCGGAAGCCCCGCCGATGGCTATTGAACTGCTCACCAGTTACCTGGGCCGCCGTCCTGCCCATGTGGCTGATATTGGCTGCGGCACCGGCCTGTCCACCTTCCTGTGGAAAGACGATGCCGATGCCGTCACCGGCGTAGAGCCTAATCCCGATATGCTGGGCAAGGCACAGGAGAAGCTCCGTCTGCTCGGCAGCGGAGCGGATAACCTGTCTTTTGTGCAGGGCTACTCGAACCAGCTTCCTTTTGATACAGAGAGTGTGGACATCATCACCTGCTCGCAGTCGTTCCACTGGATGGACCCGGACAGCACCCTTAAGGAGATCGCCCGTTGTCTGCGGCCAGGCGGAGTCTTCGCAGCTTATGACTGCGACTGGCCCCTGGTACTGCAGCCTTCCATTGAAGCCCGGTACAACCGGATAATTGCCGCTTCGGATGCCTTGCTTACAGAGCTTCAGCCGGACGCAGATCAGGCCAGCAAATGGGATAAGGAAGAACATCTGGGCCGGATCAAAGCCAGCGGAAGGTTTACGTACGCGCGCGAGATTGTTTTTCATAACACAGAATCATGCGATGCACAGCGTTATGTCGGACTGGCCCTCAGCCAGGGCGGCGTCCAGTCCCTCCTGAAGCTCAGCCCGGCCTCACTTGAGCAGGATATTGCCGAATTCTCGGCAGAGGTAGAGGCATTCTTCCAGGGCCGGACCTTACAGGTGCCGATTAGCTACCGGATGCGGACCGCTGTGAAGTAA
- a CDS encoding 1,4-dihydroxy-6-naphthoate synthase, with translation MTQELHIAYSPCPNDTFVFHAWAHGLVPDAPRLNVTFADIDITNGLAADGAGPEVLKISYAALPWVLDKYKLLPCGGALGRGCGPLVLTRKGAGAIKHPRELSGRRIAVPSERSTAYLLFRLWVAQQVQDGPAEIIVMPFDEIMPAVQKGEIDAGLVIHEARFTYPSYNLNLLTDLGSWWESDTGLPIPLGAIIARRDLDHDAITGWIRSSLQYAWDHPLDCQEYVLSHAQELSPEVAKSHIDLYVNKFTMNLGKDGYAAISALLTRAAAEGLVPAVDPALLR, from the coding sequence ATGACACAAGAGCTTCATATTGCTTATTCCCCTTGTCCGAACGATACCTTTGTCTTTCATGCCTGGGCGCATGGCCTTGTGCCTGACGCTCCCCGGCTCAATGTGACTTTTGCCGATATCGATATTACGAACGGGCTTGCCGCAGACGGCGCCGGACCTGAGGTACTCAAAATCTCCTACGCCGCACTCCCCTGGGTGCTGGACAAGTACAAGCTGCTCCCTTGCGGCGGTGCACTGGGACGGGGCTGCGGCCCGCTGGTGCTGACCCGCAAAGGCGCAGGTGCTATCAAGCATCCGCGCGAGCTGTCCGGCCGCAGAATTGCTGTACCGAGCGAACGCTCTACGGCATACCTGCTGTTCCGGCTATGGGTAGCGCAGCAGGTACAGGACGGTCCGGCCGAGATCATCGTTATGCCTTTTGATGAGATCATGCCTGCCGTACAGAAGGGAGAGATTGATGCCGGACTCGTCATTCACGAAGCCCGCTTCACTTACCCGTCCTACAATCTCAATCTGCTGACTGACCTCGGCAGCTGGTGGGAGAGCGATACCGGCTTGCCCATTCCGCTCGGTGCGATTATTGCGCGCCGCGATCTGGACCATGACGCCATTACCGGCTGGATTCGCAGCTCACTTCAGTATGCCTGGGACCATCCTCTGGACTGCCAGGAATACGTGCTAAGCCACGCCCAGGAGCTATCGCCGGAAGTGGCCAAGTCGCACATTGATCTCTATGTCAACAAATTCACGATGAATCTGGGTAAGGATGGCTATGCAGCCATCTCCGCACTTTTAACCCGGGCCGCTGCCGAAGGGCTTGTGCCTGCGGTTGATCCGGCGCTTTTGCGTTAG
- a CDS encoding futalosine hydrolase, with protein MESKDHHQSGTAARSAAAEEAAAPRVLIVTAVAAERDAVLRGLAGSRRFDVIAAGAGTAAAAAGTAAALAAGSYGCAVSAGIGGGFAGRAPVGSLVVASEMRDAALGAETPEGFRSAAELGFGSVSVPAPGAAVQALAAALAAAGLTVSTGTVLTVSTATGTAGTAAALAARHPEAAAEAMEGHGVAVAAQALGIAALEVRAISNPVGPRDRAAWKINEALDALAAAAAILREVL; from the coding sequence ATGGAATCGAAGGATCATCATCAATCCGGGACCGCCGCGCGCAGTGCTGCGGCGGAGGAAGCCGCCGCGCCGCGCGTGCTGATCGTGACCGCCGTCGCGGCTGAGCGCGATGCGGTCCTGCGCGGCCTGGCCGGAAGCCGCCGCTTCGACGTTATCGCAGCGGGTGCCGGCACCGCTGCGGCAGCGGCGGGCACCGCCGCCGCCCTGGCAGCCGGCTCGTACGGCTGCGCCGTCAGCGCCGGGATCGGCGGCGGCTTCGCGGGACGCGCGCCCGTAGGCTCGCTGGTCGTAGCCAGCGAGATGCGGGACGCGGCCCTCGGCGCAGAGACGCCGGAGGGCTTCCGCAGCGCTGCCGAGCTGGGCTTCGGCAGCGTGTCCGTGCCTGCACCGGGCGCTGCGGTGCAGGCCCTTGCGGCCGCGCTGGCAGCGGCCGGCCTTACGGTAAGCACGGGCACCGTGCTTACCGTGTCCACCGCGACCGGCACCGCCGGGACGGCCGCGGCTCTGGCCGCGCGCCATCCGGAGGCGGCGGCGGAGGCGATGGAAGGCCACGGGGTCGCCGTGGCCGCCCAGGCGCTGGGGATCGCGGCGCTGGAGGTGCGCGCGATCTCGAACCCGGTCGGCCCGCGCGACCGGGCTGCGTGGAAGATCAATGAAGCGCTGGACGCTCTGGCAGCGGCGGCGGCTATTTTACGGGAGGTGCTCTAA
- a CDS encoding MarR family winged helix-turn-helix transcriptional regulator yields MSSKNKTAGTEADTAQEQEQAASLKLFVVLSKAYKSLMDQAVKDMKSHGLASAEFMVLEVLYHRNRIPLQQIGEKILVTSGSITYNIDKLEKRGLLKRVPCEDDRRVTYAEITESGRELFDHIFPQHVDSIHSLMGGLDSEEKAQATRLLKKLGKGV; encoded by the coding sequence ATGAGCAGCAAGAATAAGACAGCAGGAACAGAAGCAGATACTGCTCAGGAACAAGAGCAGGCAGCATCGCTGAAGCTGTTCGTCGTTCTGTCGAAGGCATATAAGAGCCTGATGGATCAGGCGGTGAAGGATATGAAGAGTCACGGGCTGGCCTCGGCGGAGTTCATGGTGCTGGAGGTGCTGTATCATAGAAACCGGATTCCGCTTCAGCAGATTGGCGAGAAGATTCTGGTCACCAGCGGCAGCATCACCTACAATATCGACAAGCTGGAGAAGCGGGGACTGCTGAAGCGCGTTCCTTGCGAGGATGACCGCCGGGTTACGTATGCCGAGATTACAGAGTCGGGGCGTGAGCTGTTCGATCATATTTTTCCGCAGCATGTCGATTCTATTCATAGCCTGATGGGCGGATTGGACAGCGAAGAGAAGGCTCAGGCTACACGGCTGCTGAAGAAGCTGGGCAAGGGCGTATAG
- a CDS encoding DoxX family protein → MVSVGLLLMRLVIGVAFIGHGAQKLFGWFGGYGPKGTGGWMESIGIKPGVRMAVLAGLMELVGGLLFTLGLLTPVAAVLIAATMLGAIVKVHAPNGFWSTANGIEFPLTVLVVAVGIALTGAGSISLDALFFN, encoded by the coding sequence ATGGTTAGTGTAGGTTTATTGTTGATGAGATTGGTGATTGGTGTAGCGTTCATCGGGCATGGTGCACAGAAGCTGTTCGGCTGGTTCGGCGGATATGGGCCTAAGGGAACAGGCGGCTGGATGGAGTCGATTGGTATTAAGCCGGGCGTGCGTATGGCGGTGCTGGCAGGTCTGATGGAGCTGGTCGGTGGCCTGCTGTTCACTCTTGGGCTGCTGACTCCGGTGGCTGCGGTACTGATTGCGGCAACGATGCTCGGTGCCATTGTGAAGGTTCATGCTCCTAACGGATTCTGGTCCACGGCGAACGGGATTGAGTTTCCATTGACGGTGCTGGTGGTCGCTGTAGGTATAGCGCTGACAGGCGCGGGTTCGATTTCACTGGACGCCCTGTTCTTCAACTAA
- a CDS encoding ring-cleaving dioxygenase, whose product MTMHTAGIHHVTAFVGDAQRNADFYAGILGLRLVKKTINFDAPEVYHLYFGNEQGAPGTIITFFPWAHGRKGRIGGGQVGVTTYAVPAGSFGFWEQRLAAYQIPVTKVTRIGESYLSFADFDGLRIELVEREEGALSTWSFGGVPVEHAVKGFGGAVLYSKAPDRTADTLSRTLGMERIAEGDGYIRYRAAGDIGNIIDLKATPVPQGGGGTGTVHHIAWRAADDSEQLEWGRRVQSHGYQPTPVQDRQYFNAIYFREEGGILFEIATDPPGFARDEAPEALGQKLMLPAWFEPQRAAIEDNLSPFEIRELEVKKV is encoded by the coding sequence ATGACTATGCATACTGCTGGGATTCACCATGTTACCGCTTTTGTAGGAGACGCACAGCGTAATGCTGATTTCTATGCCGGAATTCTGGGCCTGCGGCTCGTCAAAAAAACAATCAATTTCGACGCCCCTGAGGTCTATCACCTCTACTTCGGCAATGAGCAGGGTGCACCGGGTACAATCATCACCTTCTTCCCATGGGCTCATGGCCGTAAAGGCAGAATCGGCGGCGGTCAGGTCGGTGTGACCACTTATGCTGTACCGGCCGGCTCTTTCGGATTCTGGGAGCAGCGGCTGGCCGCTTACCAGATCCCTGTGACTAAGGTTACCCGGATTGGCGAGTCGTATCTCTCCTTCGCGGATTTTGACGGACTGCGGATTGAGCTGGTGGAGCGGGAAGAGGGTGCGCTGAGCACCTGGTCGTTCGGCGGCGTTCCGGTAGAACATGCGGTAAAAGGCTTCGGAGGAGCTGTTCTCTACAGCAAAGCTCCGGACCGGACCGCTGATACACTCTCCCGCACACTGGGAATGGAGCGTATCGCTGAAGGGGACGGCTATATCCGGTACAGAGCGGCTGGAGACATCGGCAATATTATTGATCTGAAGGCGACTCCGGTTCCTCAGGGGGGCGGCGGTACAGGTACGGTTCACCATATTGCGTGGCGGGCGGCAGATGACAGTGAGCAGCTGGAGTGGGGCCGCCGGGTTCAGAGCCACGGCTACCAGCCGACCCCGGTGCAGGACCGCCAGTACTTCAATGCCATCTACTTCCGGGAAGAAGGCGGAATTCTGTTCGAGATTGCAACCGATCCTCCGGGCTTCGCCCGTGATGAAGCACCTGAGGCGCTGGGGCAGAAGCTGATGCTTCCGGCGTGGTTTGAGCCGCAGCGTGCGGCAATTGAAGACAATTTAAGCCCGTTTGAAATCCGTGAACTGGAGGTGAAGAAGGTATGA
- a CDS encoding alpha/beta hydrolase: MIHVFEQGSDVTQPTLVLFHGTGGNERDLLPLAGLLAPGASVLGIRGNVLENGMPRFFRRLAEGIFDEEDLIFRTREVKQFLEEAAAKYGFDAGNLVAVGYSNGANIAGSLLFHYGPLFRAAVLLHPMVPLRGLAIPSLQGVPVFIGAGTNDPIIRSEETRELEALLSGAGAEVTSHWGNQGHRLSAAEAEAARDWLAALKGSVK; this comes from the coding sequence ATGATTCATGTATTTGAGCAAGGCTCGGATGTAACACAGCCAACGCTGGTTCTATTCCATGGCACAGGCGGCAATGAGCGTGATCTGCTGCCGCTGGCCGGGCTGCTGGCTCCTGGAGCATCTGTGCTGGGTATCCGCGGCAACGTGCTGGAGAATGGCATGCCCCGCTTTTTCCGGAGGCTGGCGGAGGGGATTTTCGATGAGGAGGATCTGATCTTCCGCACCCGTGAGGTGAAGCAGTTCCTGGAGGAAGCGGCTGCAAAATATGGCTTCGATGCCGGTAATCTGGTCGCTGTCGGCTACTCCAACGGTGCGAACATCGCGGGCAGCCTACTCTTCCATTACGGGCCCCTCTTCCGGGCAGCAGTGCTGCTGCACCCCATGGTTCCGCTGCGCGGCCTGGCGATTCCTTCGCTGCAGGGTGTTCCGGTCTTTATCGGGGCCGGGACCAATGATCCGATTATCCGCTCCGAGGAGACCCGGGAGCTGGAGGCTCTGCTCAGCGGAGCCGGAGCAGAGGTTACCTCGCACTGGGGTAATCAGGGGCACCGCCTGAGCGCAGCCGAGGCGGAGGCGGCAAGAGATTGGCTGGCCGCTCTGAAGGGTTCAGTGAAGTAA
- a CDS encoding multidrug effflux MFS transporter: protein MKQNSVTSLAGSGPSRSQRLQLAVILGAIATIGPLSIDMYLPALPALGLYFDTSPAMIQLTLTFFLLGLASGQLVAGPLSDVHGRRIPLLFGMIIYAVSSLLCAFSPSIGLLIVLRFIQGLAGSVGVVISRAAVRDMYSGSELTKFFSLLMIVNGLGPIAAPVIGGQLLRVTDWKGVFIVLFVCGLLFAAVILLRLPETLPKERRIRSGLAGTLRTFRTLLGNAGFMGYALSQGFVMAGMFAYISGSSFVLQTIYGVSPQMYSLIFAVNGLGIILTGQIAGRMSARVGERKLLICGLLLCTAGGILLLVTLLAGGGLALILPCLFAVVSSVGLVGTTSFSLAMQDQGETAGSASALLGLLPLLLGSCAAPLVGLGGSGSALPMALVIAGAGLLSLLSYLLLCRREAKP, encoded by the coding sequence ATGAAGCAAAATTCGGTGACAAGCCTGGCCGGGAGCGGGCCGTCCAGAAGCCAGCGGCTGCAGCTTGCCGTGATTCTGGGAGCCATCGCGACCATTGGTCCGCTGTCGATTGATATGTATCTGCCGGCACTGCCGGCTCTTGGCCTCTATTTCGATACCAGCCCCGCCATGATTCAGCTTACCCTGACCTTCTTTCTGCTGGGGCTGGCTTCGGGCCAGCTTGTAGCCGGCCCGCTCAGTGATGTGCATGGGCGCCGGATTCCGCTGTTGTTCGGGATGATTATCTATGCGGTGTCTTCACTCCTCTGCGCGTTCAGCCCGTCCATCGGGCTGCTGATTGTGCTGCGCTTCATTCAAGGCCTGGCCGGATCGGTAGGGGTGGTGATCTCCCGCGCGGCGGTCCGCGATATGTACAGCGGCTCTGAATTAACCAAGTTCTTCTCGCTGCTGATGATTGTCAACGGACTGGGACCGATTGCAGCTCCGGTCATCGGGGGACAGCTGCTGAGAGTGACAGACTGGAAGGGTGTATTTATCGTCTTGTTCGTATGCGGGCTGCTCTTCGCGGCGGTCATTCTTCTGCGGCTGCCGGAGACTCTGCCTAAGGAACGGCGTATTCGCAGCGGACTGGCAGGAACCCTGCGTACCTTCCGCACACTGCTTGGCAATGCCGGCTTCATGGGCTACGCGCTCTCCCAGGGCTTTGTTATGGCAGGCATGTTCGCGTATATCTCGGGATCATCCTTTGTGCTGCAGACCATTTACGGGGTATCCCCGCAAATGTACAGCCTGATCTTCGCCGTGAACGGCCTCGGTATTATTCTGACCGGGCAGATTGCCGGGCGGATGTCGGCCAGAGTGGGTGAGCGTAAGCTGCTGATCTGCGGCCTTCTTCTCTGCACCGCAGGCGGCATCCTGCTGCTGGTCACTCTCCTCGCGGGGGGAGGGCTGGCGCTGATTCTGCCCTGTCTGTTCGCCGTGGTCTCCAGTGTAGGCCTGGTGGGTACGACCAGCTTCTCGCTGGCGATGCAGGATCAGGGGGAGACGGCAGGCAGTGCCTCTGCGCTCCTCGGTCTGCTTCCCCTGCTGCTGGGGAGCTGCGCGGCTCCGCTGGTCGGACTTGGAGGCAGCGGCTCGGCCCTGCCGATGGCGCTGGTCATCGCGGGAGCGGGTCTCCTGTCGCTTCTGTCCTATCTGCTGCTGTGCAGAAGAGAGGCCAAGCCTTGA